A genomic segment from Oncorhynchus clarkii lewisi isolate Uvic-CL-2024 unplaced genomic scaffold, UVic_Ocla_1.0 unplaced_contig_8566_pilon_pilon, whole genome shotgun sequence encodes:
- the LOC139394366 gene encoding ATPase family AAA domain-containing protein 2-like isoform X3 has protein sequence MVMLRSSGVGAEPATRKRNRVDLDTSSEFLSLESASQTKSSRLKRGLDDSSSNTENTRNGHSMVKEEDSPPKRGSLRTRGQTVKHEVSLAKINGQTKSPEKEEETGEHSTRKSPRLQGDGKVSASSRDKQSEADATDEVEEEEASTLKTQFVLRPREEDSSVRRSSRITRYKRNSRNQSVLYNRLITNTAEAVLQKMDDMQKMRRRLRSRDTTEEDLVIYAGAKRKRTSERTEEGSEDPQENKNGVTSSEEENDEEEGGKNNQADDEDDDDDDDDDRNEDDDEEEDDDDDHDEDDNQKRYDFRQRKAAVRYQAPREEPKTKAIFFKTSRHLSPSRRRYRFSSTGPRSPYNIRRGNRRRHAIHSSDSTSSSSSSSSSSSDDDKFQRRRRKSRNRSVNRCLPMNLLKEDVLGIHKDRMKIGASLADVDPMQIDQTVRFDSIGGLTRHISALKEMVVFPLLYPEVFERFKIQPPRGCLFYGPPGTGKTLVARALANECSQGERKVSFFMRKGADCLSKWVGESERQLRLLFDQAYQMRPSIIFFDEVDGLAPVRSSRQDQIHSSIVSTLLALMDGLDSRGEVVVIGATNRLDSIDPALRRPGRFDREFLFGLPDREARKDILQIHTRQWTPQPSASFLEELADKCVGYCGADMKAVCAEAALCALRRRYPQIYSSSQKLVLDVASISIGSRDFLSAMRKTVPASQRAVSSPAKALTPVVQPLLGAALQTVLGAVSRLFPHAEQGLKRDKRDNGVLPAGVLDADLLHSEDEDSSVCITGLSHKAKAAGGFLHFSRSVLNQPTSYRPRLLLAGRPGSGQSSHLAPAVLHALEKFTVYTLDMAVLFGVSTTSPEEACAQMFCEAKRTSPSILYIPHIQRWWDTVGSALRATFLSLLQDIPSFSPILLLATCNVPHSSLFPEVQDLFCAEYGEVLQVQVPTPQERRNFFDDLIVNQAAKAPASQKKAVLAALEVLPVAPPLPPRMLTEKEQQRLEEQEEDTLRELRLFLRDVTNRLSQDKRFKAFTKPVDLEEVPDYATVIEQPMDLSTVLSNIDTHKYVTVKEFVHDVDLIWKNCLEYNPDKDPSDRQIRHRACALKDTVQAIVKDELDEDFEKICEDIKESRSTRGCSTSRFAPSYYHVHPKTRAVDAKSTDAAGPSKESTAAAPSAVTTPRPSAQKKKRRKSRWCNGIIRKRSSPHTSKDHSAVVESGEEEEERRGAESEEEEGGDAAAESGLEELEITGAEETPMEHEEPVQQENQDRQPMEKDTKDSRTTEEASQATTEATQPRVEVAVEARAGDQSSEGTQDPVVVVGAQKNHFLPEGGDNGQASSTDKTEPPRVEVDEENTTEVGVRRVTRGLKYQGMQQVMDVDQEILDQKTQPPVVDHNKLKELLQRAVSKTEGYEVYQLEKLYALLCQSIYRHRKDYDKTALLKEMEYEIEDFS, from the exons ATGGTGATGCTACGCAGCAGCGGCGTGGGCGCGGAACCAGCAACTCGGAAGAGGAACCGGGTTGACTTGGATACAAGCTCCGAGTTTCTATCGCTGGAGAGCGCATCGCAGACAAAGTCGAGTCGGCTGAAGAGGGGCCTGGATGACAGCTCCAGTAACACTGAAAACACGCGAAAT GGCCACTCGATGGTGAAGGAGGAGGATAGCCCTCCGAAACGAGGATCCCTGAGGACCAGGGGACAGACCGTCAAACACGAGGTGTCCTTGGCTAAAATAAATGGCCAAACCAAGTCCcctgagaaagaggaggaaactgGCGAACACAGCACAAG GAAATCCCCAAGACTGCAGGGCGATGGAAAAGTCTCCGCGTCATCCAGGGATAAGCAATCTGAAGCTG ATGCTACTGATGAAGTTGAGGAAGAAGAGGCCTCTACTCTGAAGACCCAGTTTGTTCTGCGTCCCAGGGAGGAGGACAGCTCTGTGAGACGCAGCTCCAGGATCACCAGATACAAGCGCAACTCCAGGAACCAGTCTGTCCTCTATAACCGCCTCATCACCAA CACAGCTGAGGCAGTGCTGCAGAAGATGGATGATATGCAGAAGATGCGTCGCCGGTTAAGAAGCAGGGATACTACAGAGGAG GACCTTGTAATCTACGCTGGGGCCAAGAGGAAAAGGACCTCTGAAAGAACCGAGGAAGGAAGTGAAGACCCTCAAGAGAATAAAAATGGAGTGACCTCCAGTGAAGAGGAGaatgatgaggaagagggaggcAAAAATAATCAGGCAGATGACGAAGATGACGACGACGACGATGACGACGACCGtaatgaagatgatgatgaggaggaggacgaTGATGATGACCATGATGAAGATGACAACCAGAAACGTTATGACTTCAGGCAGAGGAAAGCTGCCGTTCGCTACCAGGCACCACGGGAGG AGCCCAAGACAAAGGCCATCTTCTTCAAGACTTCAAGACACTTGTCCCCATCCAGGCGGAGGTATAGGTTCAGCTCTACTGGTCCGAGAAGCCCTTACAACATAAGGAGAGGCAACAG AAGAAGACATGCCATCCACAGTAGTGACTCAACCTCCtcgtcgtcctcctcttcctcctcctcctctgacgaTGATAAGttccagaggaggaggaggaagagcaggaaCAGATCGGTGAATAGATGTCTTCCCATGAATCTACTGAAGGAGGATGTCCTGGGAATCCACAAGGACAGGATGAAGATTGGAGCCAGTCTAGCTGACGTTGACCCCATGCAGATAGAccagaca GTGCGTTTTGACAGCATTGGGGGACTGACCAGACACATCTCTGCCCTGAAAGAGATGGTGGTCTTCCCTCTGCTTTACCCAGAGGTGTTTGAGAGGTTCAAGATCCAACCACCAAG gggctgTTTGTTCTACGGACCTCCTGGAACAGGGAAGACTCTAGTGGCCAGGGCGTTGGCTAACGAGTGcagtcagggagagaggaaggtctCTTTCTTCATGAGAAAGGGAGCAGACTGCCTCAGCAAGTGGGTGGGAGAGTCCGAACGGCAGCTACGTCTTCTCTTCGACCAG GCGTATCAGATGCGGCCATCGATTATATTCTTTGATGAGGTTGATGGGTTGGCTCCCGTCCGCTCAAGCAGACAGGACCAGATACACAG TTCCATCGTGTCCACTCTCCTTGCCCTGATGGATGGGTTAGACAGCAGAGGAGAGGTCGTGGTGATCGGAGCGACTAACCGTCTGGATTCTATAGACCCAGCTCTCAGGCGACCTGGGCGCTTCGACCGAGAGTTCCTCTTTGGCCTGCCTGACAGAGAG GCTCGGAAGGATATTCTGCAGATCCACACCAGACAGTGGACTCCCCAGCCATCAGCCTCGTTCCTGGAAGAACTGGCAGACAAGTGTGTTG GTTACTGCGGTGCTGACATGAAGGCGGTGTGTGCTGAGGCGGCTCTGTGTGCCCTGAGGAGACGCTACCCTCAGATCTACTCCTCGTCCCAGAAGCTGGTTTTAGATGTGGCATCTATCTCCATCGGCAGCAGGGACTTCCTGTCAGCCATGAGGAAGACGGTCCCAGCCTCCCAGAGAGCTGTGTCGTCCCCGGCCAAGGCTCTGACTCCTGTGGTCCAGCCACTGCTTGGTGCAGCCTTACAGACTGTACTGGGTGCAGTTAGCAGGCTGTTCCCACATGCAGAACAGGGGCTCAAGAGAGATAAGCGAGACAACG GTGTCCTCCCAGCTGGTGTTTTAGATGCTGATCTCCTGCACAGTGAAGATGAGGACTCCTCTGTCTGCATCACCGGTCTCTCTCACAAGGCCAAGGCAGCTGGGGGCTTCCTGCATTTCAGCAG GAGCGTGCTGAACCAGCCCACATCGTACCGTCCCAGGCTGCTGCTGGCAGGGCGTCCTGGGTCAGGTCAGAGCAGTCACCTGGCCCCTGCTGTGCTCCATGCCCTGGAGAAGTTCACAGTTTACACCCTGGACATGGCCGTGCTGTTCGGAGTCAGCACCACCTCTCCTGAGGAGGCCTGCGCTCAG ATGTTCTGTGAGGCCAAGAGGACGTCCCCCAGTATCCTTTATATCCCTCACATCCAGAGGTGGTGGGACACGGTGGGGTCTGCTCTCAGAGCTACCTTCCTCAGCTTGTTACAGGACATCCCCTCATTCTCACCCATCCTGCTGCTGGCCACCTGTAATGTCCCCCACAGCAGCCTCTTCCCTGAG GTCCAGGACCTGTTCTGTGCTGAGTATGGAGAGGTGCTCCAGGTTCAGGTCCCAACCCCACAAGAGAGAAGGAACTTCTTTGACGATCTCATCGTAAACCAGGCTGCCAAAGCTCCTGCATCCCAGAAGAAAGCAG TGCTTGCAGCCCTGGAGGTGCTTCCTGttgctccccctcttcccccaagGATGCTGACAGAAAAGGAGCAGCAGCGattggaggagcaggaggaagacaCTCTCAGGGAGCTCCGCCTCTTCCTGCGTGATGTCACCAACCGCCTCTCTCAGGACAAACGCTTCAAGGCCTTTACCAAGCCTGTCGACCTGGAGGAG GTACCTGACTATGCTACAGTTATAGAGCAGCCCATGGACCTGTCCACTGTCCTCTCTAACATCGACACTCACAAGTACGTGACTGTGAAGGAGTTTGTCCACGACGTGGATCTCATCTGGAAGAACTGTCTGGAATACAACCCTGACAAAGATCCTTCCG ATCGTCAGATCCGCCACAGAGCCTGTGCTCTGAAGGACACTGTTCAGGCCATCGTCAAAGACGAACTGGATGAAGACTTTGAGAAGATCTGCGAGGATATCAAGGAGTCCCGCAGCACAAGAG gTTGCTCCACTTCAAGGTTCGCTCCATCCTACTATCACGTTCATCCCAAGACCAGAGCAGTGGATGCCAAGAGCACCGATGCAGCAGGCCCCTCTAAGGAGTCTACCGCTGCTGCTCCCTCAGCTGTGACCACGCCACGCCCTTCAG CTCAGAAGAAGAAGCGCAGGAAGAGCCGCTGGTGCAACGGCATCATCAGGAAAAGGTCCTCTCCTCACACTTCTAAAGACCACTCTGCTGTGGTGGAgtctggagaggaagaggaggagaggagaggggcagagagtgaggaggaggaggggggtgatgCTGCAGCAGAGTCAGGCCTGGAGGAGCTGGAGATCACTGGGGCTGAGGAGACCCCCATGGAGCATGAGGAACCAGTCCAACAGGAGAACCAGGACAGACAGCCCATGGAGAAAGACACTAAGGACAGCCGGACCACGGAGGAGGCTAGCCAGGCTACAACGGAGGCTACCCAGCCCAGGGTGGAGGTAGCTGTGGAGGCTAGGGCTGGAGACCAGAGCAGTGAGGGCACCCAGGACCCTGTAGTGGTGGTTGGAGCCCAGAAAAACCACTTCTTACCAGAAGGGGGAGACAAT GGGCAGGCGTCCTCTACAGACAAAACTGAGCCTCCGAGAGTGGAAGTGGACGAAGAGAATACCACAG AAGTAGGAGTGAGGCGTGTGACGCGGGGCTTGAAGTACCAGGGGATGCAGCAGGTGATGGATGTTGACCAGGAGATACTGGACCAGAAGACACAGCCCCCTGTGGTTGATCACAACAAACTAAAG GAGCTGCTTCAGAGAGCGGTGTCTAAGACTGAGGGATATGAGGTCTATCAACTGGAGAAGCTATACGCCTTGTTATGTCAGAGTATCTACAGACATCGCAAAGACTACGACAAGACTGCCCTGCTGAAG GAAATGGAATATGAAATTGAAGATTTTTCATAA
- the LOC139394366 gene encoding ATPase family AAA domain-containing protein 2-like isoform X2, which produces MVMLRSSGVGAEPATRKRNRVDLDTSSEFLSLESASQTKSSRLKRGLDDSSSNTENTRNGHSMVKEEDSPPKRGSLRTRGQTVKHEVSLAKINGQTKSPEKEEETGEHSTRKSPRLQGDGKVSASSRDKQSEADATDEVEEEEASTLKTQFVLRPREEDSSVRRSSRITRYKRNSRNQSVLYNRLITNTAEAVLQKMDDMQKMRRRLRSRDTTEEDLVIYAGAKRKRTSERTEEGSEDPQENKNGVTSSEEENDEEEGGKNNQADDEDDDDDDDDDRNEDDDEEEDDDDDHDEDDNQKRYDFRQRKAAVRYQAPREEPKTKAIFFKTSRHLSPSRRRYRFSSTGPRSPYNIRRGNRRRHAIHSSDSTSSSSSSSSSSSDDDKFQRRRRKSRNRSVNRCLPMNLLKEDVLGIHKDRMKIGASLADVDPMQIDQTVRFDSIGGLTRHISALKEMVVFPLLYPEVFERFKIQPPRGCLFYGPPGTGKTLVARALANECSQGERKVSFFMRKGADCLSKWVGESERQLRLLFDQAYQMRPSIIFFDEVDGLAPVRSSRQDQIHSSIVSTLLALMDGLDSRGEVVVIGATNRLDSIDPALRRPGRFDREFLFGLPDREARKDILQIHTRQWTPQPSASFLEELADKCVGYCGADMKAVCAEAALCALRRRYPQIYSSSQKLVLDVASISIGSRDFLSAMRKTVPASQRAVSSPAKALTPVVQPLLGAALQTVLGAVSRLFPHAEQGLKRDKRDNGVLPAGVLDADLLHSEDEDSSVCITGLSHKAKAAGGFLHFSRSVLNQPTSYRPRLLLAGRPGSGQSSHLAPAVLHALEKFTVYTLDMAVLFGVSTTSPEEACAQMFCEAKRTSPSILYIPHIQRWWDTVGSALRATFLSLLQDIPSFSPILLLATCNVPHSSLFPEVQDLFCAEYGEVLQVQVPTPQERRNFFDDLIVNQAAKAPASQKKAVLAALEVLPVAPPLPPRMLTEKEQQRLEEQEEDTLRELRLFLRDVTNRLSQDKRFKAFTKPVDLEEVPDYATVIEQPMDLSTVLSNIDTHKYVTVKEFVHDVDLIWKNCLEYNPDKDPSDRQIRHRACALKDTVQAIVKDELDEDFEKICEDIKESRSTRGCSTSRFAPSYYHVHPKTRAVDAKSTDAAGPSKESTAAAPSAVTTPRPSAAQKKKRRKSRWCNGIIRKRSSPHTSKDHSAVVESGEEEEERRGAESEEEEGGDAAAESGLEELEITGAEETPMEHEEPVQQENQDRQPMEKDTKDSRTTEEASQATTEATQPRVEVAVEARAGDQSSEGTQDPVVVVGAQKNHFLPEGGDNGQASSTDKTEPPRVEVDEENTTEVGVRRVTRGLKYQGMQQVMDVDQEILDQKTQPPVVDHNKLKELLQRAVSKTEGYEVYQLEKLYALLCQSIYRHRKDYDKTALLKEMEYEIEDFS; this is translated from the exons ATGGTGATGCTACGCAGCAGCGGCGTGGGCGCGGAACCAGCAACTCGGAAGAGGAACCGGGTTGACTTGGATACAAGCTCCGAGTTTCTATCGCTGGAGAGCGCATCGCAGACAAAGTCGAGTCGGCTGAAGAGGGGCCTGGATGACAGCTCCAGTAACACTGAAAACACGCGAAAT GGCCACTCGATGGTGAAGGAGGAGGATAGCCCTCCGAAACGAGGATCCCTGAGGACCAGGGGACAGACCGTCAAACACGAGGTGTCCTTGGCTAAAATAAATGGCCAAACCAAGTCCcctgagaaagaggaggaaactgGCGAACACAGCACAAG GAAATCCCCAAGACTGCAGGGCGATGGAAAAGTCTCCGCGTCATCCAGGGATAAGCAATCTGAAGCTG ATGCTACTGATGAAGTTGAGGAAGAAGAGGCCTCTACTCTGAAGACCCAGTTTGTTCTGCGTCCCAGGGAGGAGGACAGCTCTGTGAGACGCAGCTCCAGGATCACCAGATACAAGCGCAACTCCAGGAACCAGTCTGTCCTCTATAACCGCCTCATCACCAA CACAGCTGAGGCAGTGCTGCAGAAGATGGATGATATGCAGAAGATGCGTCGCCGGTTAAGAAGCAGGGATACTACAGAGGAG GACCTTGTAATCTACGCTGGGGCCAAGAGGAAAAGGACCTCTGAAAGAACCGAGGAAGGAAGTGAAGACCCTCAAGAGAATAAAAATGGAGTGACCTCCAGTGAAGAGGAGaatgatgaggaagagggaggcAAAAATAATCAGGCAGATGACGAAGATGACGACGACGACGATGACGACGACCGtaatgaagatgatgatgaggaggaggacgaTGATGATGACCATGATGAAGATGACAACCAGAAACGTTATGACTTCAGGCAGAGGAAAGCTGCCGTTCGCTACCAGGCACCACGGGAGG AGCCCAAGACAAAGGCCATCTTCTTCAAGACTTCAAGACACTTGTCCCCATCCAGGCGGAGGTATAGGTTCAGCTCTACTGGTCCGAGAAGCCCTTACAACATAAGGAGAGGCAACAG AAGAAGACATGCCATCCACAGTAGTGACTCAACCTCCtcgtcgtcctcctcttcctcctcctcctctgacgaTGATAAGttccagaggaggaggaggaagagcaggaaCAGATCGGTGAATAGATGTCTTCCCATGAATCTACTGAAGGAGGATGTCCTGGGAATCCACAAGGACAGGATGAAGATTGGAGCCAGTCTAGCTGACGTTGACCCCATGCAGATAGAccagaca GTGCGTTTTGACAGCATTGGGGGACTGACCAGACACATCTCTGCCCTGAAAGAGATGGTGGTCTTCCCTCTGCTTTACCCAGAGGTGTTTGAGAGGTTCAAGATCCAACCACCAAG gggctgTTTGTTCTACGGACCTCCTGGAACAGGGAAGACTCTAGTGGCCAGGGCGTTGGCTAACGAGTGcagtcagggagagaggaaggtctCTTTCTTCATGAGAAAGGGAGCAGACTGCCTCAGCAAGTGGGTGGGAGAGTCCGAACGGCAGCTACGTCTTCTCTTCGACCAG GCGTATCAGATGCGGCCATCGATTATATTCTTTGATGAGGTTGATGGGTTGGCTCCCGTCCGCTCAAGCAGACAGGACCAGATACACAG TTCCATCGTGTCCACTCTCCTTGCCCTGATGGATGGGTTAGACAGCAGAGGAGAGGTCGTGGTGATCGGAGCGACTAACCGTCTGGATTCTATAGACCCAGCTCTCAGGCGACCTGGGCGCTTCGACCGAGAGTTCCTCTTTGGCCTGCCTGACAGAGAG GCTCGGAAGGATATTCTGCAGATCCACACCAGACAGTGGACTCCCCAGCCATCAGCCTCGTTCCTGGAAGAACTGGCAGACAAGTGTGTTG GTTACTGCGGTGCTGACATGAAGGCGGTGTGTGCTGAGGCGGCTCTGTGTGCCCTGAGGAGACGCTACCCTCAGATCTACTCCTCGTCCCAGAAGCTGGTTTTAGATGTGGCATCTATCTCCATCGGCAGCAGGGACTTCCTGTCAGCCATGAGGAAGACGGTCCCAGCCTCCCAGAGAGCTGTGTCGTCCCCGGCCAAGGCTCTGACTCCTGTGGTCCAGCCACTGCTTGGTGCAGCCTTACAGACTGTACTGGGTGCAGTTAGCAGGCTGTTCCCACATGCAGAACAGGGGCTCAAGAGAGATAAGCGAGACAACG GTGTCCTCCCAGCTGGTGTTTTAGATGCTGATCTCCTGCACAGTGAAGATGAGGACTCCTCTGTCTGCATCACCGGTCTCTCTCACAAGGCCAAGGCAGCTGGGGGCTTCCTGCATTTCAGCAG GAGCGTGCTGAACCAGCCCACATCGTACCGTCCCAGGCTGCTGCTGGCAGGGCGTCCTGGGTCAGGTCAGAGCAGTCACCTGGCCCCTGCTGTGCTCCATGCCCTGGAGAAGTTCACAGTTTACACCCTGGACATGGCCGTGCTGTTCGGAGTCAGCACCACCTCTCCTGAGGAGGCCTGCGCTCAG ATGTTCTGTGAGGCCAAGAGGACGTCCCCCAGTATCCTTTATATCCCTCACATCCAGAGGTGGTGGGACACGGTGGGGTCTGCTCTCAGAGCTACCTTCCTCAGCTTGTTACAGGACATCCCCTCATTCTCACCCATCCTGCTGCTGGCCACCTGTAATGTCCCCCACAGCAGCCTCTTCCCTGAG GTCCAGGACCTGTTCTGTGCTGAGTATGGAGAGGTGCTCCAGGTTCAGGTCCCAACCCCACAAGAGAGAAGGAACTTCTTTGACGATCTCATCGTAAACCAGGCTGCCAAAGCTCCTGCATCCCAGAAGAAAGCAG TGCTTGCAGCCCTGGAGGTGCTTCCTGttgctccccctcttcccccaagGATGCTGACAGAAAAGGAGCAGCAGCGattggaggagcaggaggaagacaCTCTCAGGGAGCTCCGCCTCTTCCTGCGTGATGTCACCAACCGCCTCTCTCAGGACAAACGCTTCAAGGCCTTTACCAAGCCTGTCGACCTGGAGGAG GTACCTGACTATGCTACAGTTATAGAGCAGCCCATGGACCTGTCCACTGTCCTCTCTAACATCGACACTCACAAGTACGTGACTGTGAAGGAGTTTGTCCACGACGTGGATCTCATCTGGAAGAACTGTCTGGAATACAACCCTGACAAAGATCCTTCCG ATCGTCAGATCCGCCACAGAGCCTGTGCTCTGAAGGACACTGTTCAGGCCATCGTCAAAGACGAACTGGATGAAGACTTTGAGAAGATCTGCGAGGATATCAAGGAGTCCCGCAGCACAAGAG gTTGCTCCACTTCAAGGTTCGCTCCATCCTACTATCACGTTCATCCCAAGACCAGAGCAGTGGATGCCAAGAGCACCGATGCAGCAGGCCCCTCTAAGGAGTCTACCGCTGCTGCTCCCTCAGCTGTGACCACGCCACGCCCTTCAG CAGCTCAGAAGAAGAAGCGCAGGAAGAGCCGCTGGTGCAACGGCATCATCAGGAAAAGGTCCTCTCCTCACACTTCTAAAGACCACTCTGCTGTGGTGGAgtctggagaggaagaggaggagaggagaggggcagagagtgaggaggaggaggggggtgatgCTGCAGCAGAGTCAGGCCTGGAGGAGCTGGAGATCACTGGGGCTGAGGAGACCCCCATGGAGCATGAGGAACCAGTCCAACAGGAGAACCAGGACAGACAGCCCATGGAGAAAGACACTAAGGACAGCCGGACCACGGAGGAGGCTAGCCAGGCTACAACGGAGGCTACCCAGCCCAGGGTGGAGGTAGCTGTGGAGGCTAGGGCTGGAGACCAGAGCAGTGAGGGCACCCAGGACCCTGTAGTGGTGGTTGGAGCCCAGAAAAACCACTTCTTACCAGAAGGGGGAGACAAT GGGCAGGCGTCCTCTACAGACAAAACTGAGCCTCCGAGAGTGGAAGTGGACGAAGAGAATACCACAG AAGTAGGAGTGAGGCGTGTGACGCGGGGCTTGAAGTACCAGGGGATGCAGCAGGTGATGGATGTTGACCAGGAGATACTGGACCAGAAGACACAGCCCCCTGTGGTTGATCACAACAAACTAAAG GAGCTGCTTCAGAGAGCGGTGTCTAAGACTGAGGGATATGAGGTCTATCAACTGGAGAAGCTATACGCCTTGTTATGTCAGAGTATCTACAGACATCGCAAAGACTACGACAAGACTGCCCTGCTGAAG GAAATGGAATATGAAATTGAAGATTTTTCATAA